In Pedobacter sp. WC2423, the following are encoded in one genomic region:
- the ilvB gene encoding biosynthetic-type acetolactate synthase large subunit translates to MDTTQEATTKLAEPKKTTQVTGSVALLEGLIAEGTETIFGYPGGAIMPIYDAIYDYKEKLNHILVRHEQGATHAAQGFARTSGKVGVVFATSGPGATNLVTGLADAQIDSTPLVCITGQVFAHLLGTDAFQETDVINITTPVTKWNYQVTDASEIPAALAKAFYIARSGRPGPVLIDITKNAQMQLFDYEGYVPCNHIRSYRPKPIIRNEYIEQAAALINSAKKPFILFGQGVSLGNAEEEFKAFVEKSGIPAAWTILGAGAIPTDHPLNVGMLGMHGNYGPNVQTNSCDVLIAIGMRFDDRVTGRLDKYAKQAKVVHLDIDPAEIDKNVKADVPVWGDCKETLPLLTKLITEKTHAGWLAEFKAYEKIEKEELIQPELNPQSGELTMGEVIHQLNLLTKGEAVIVSDVGQHQMVACRYGKLNATRLTVTSGGLGTMGFGLPAAIGAKFGAPNRTVVAVIGDGGFQMTLQELGTIMQFGVDVKILILNNQFLGMVRQWQQLFNEKRYSFVDITSPDFVKLAESYYIAGKKVTERADLVGSLEQMLQHPGSFLLEVMVSKEHNVFPMVPQGCSVSEIRLK, encoded by the coding sequence ATGGACACTACACAAGAGGCAACGACCAAGCTGGCAGAACCTAAAAAGACCACGCAGGTAACAGGCTCGGTAGCCTTACTCGAAGGATTAATTGCTGAAGGAACCGAAACTATTTTCGGTTATCCAGGCGGAGCAATCATGCCTATCTATGATGCAATTTATGATTATAAAGAAAAGTTAAACCACATATTAGTAAGACATGAGCAAGGCGCTACACACGCCGCTCAGGGTTTTGCCCGTACTTCGGGTAAAGTCGGCGTAGTTTTTGCCACCAGCGGCCCGGGGGCTACCAACCTGGTTACCGGATTAGCCGATGCACAAATAGACAGTACGCCTTTAGTTTGTATTACAGGACAAGTGTTTGCACACCTTTTAGGAACTGACGCATTTCAGGAAACTGATGTAATCAATATTACTACGCCCGTTACCAAATGGAACTACCAGGTAACAGATGCCAGTGAAATTCCTGCTGCACTGGCCAAAGCATTTTACATTGCCAGAAGCGGAAGACCAGGACCGGTATTAATTGATATCACCAAAAATGCGCAGATGCAATTATTTGATTACGAAGGTTATGTTCCTTGTAATCATATCCGCAGCTATCGTCCGAAACCAATTATCAGAAATGAATACATTGAGCAGGCAGCTGCTTTAATCAACAGTGCTAAAAAACCATTTATCCTTTTTGGACAAGGCGTATCACTAGGTAATGCAGAAGAAGAATTTAAAGCTTTTGTAGAAAAAAGTGGCATCCCGGCTGCCTGGACTATTTTGGGCGCCGGAGCCATTCCAACAGATCACCCGCTGAACGTAGGAATGCTGGGCATGCACGGTAATTATGGTCCTAACGTACAAACCAATTCATGTGATGTATTAATTGCCATCGGAATGCGTTTTGATGACCGTGTAACCGGCCGTCTGGATAAATATGCAAAACAGGCAAAAGTTGTCCATTTAGATATTGACCCTGCAGAAATTGATAAAAATGTAAAAGCAGATGTACCTGTTTGGGGAGATTGTAAAGAGACCCTTCCTTTATTAACAAAGCTGATTACTGAAAAAACACATGCAGGCTGGTTAGCAGAATTCAAGGCTTACGAAAAAATTGAAAAAGAAGAACTGATCCAGCCAGAATTAAATCCGCAAAGCGGAGAGTTGACTATGGGTGAAGTTATTCATCAATTGAACCTGCTCACTAAAGGCGAAGCAGTCATTGTAAGTGATGTAGGCCAGCACCAGATGGTAGCTTGCAGATACGGGAAACTGAATGCAACCCGCCTTACCGTAACCAGTGGTGGGTTAGGCACTATGGGCTTTGGTTTACCAGCAGCTATAGGTGCTAAATTCGGCGCGCCAAACCGTACAGTTGTTGCGGTAATTGGTGACGGAGGATTTCAAATGACACTACAGGAATTAGGCACGATTATGCAATTCGGTGTAGATGTGAAAATTCTGATCCTGAATAACCAGTTCCTGGGTATGGTTCGTCAATGGCAGCAATTATTTAATGAGAAACGTTACTCATTCGTAGACATTACCAGTCCTGATTTCGTCAAACTTGCTGAATCCTATTATATCGCCGGCAAAAAAGTTACTGAACGTGCTGATCTGGTTGGTTCATTAGAACAAATGCTGCAGCATCCGGGATCATTCCTTTTAGAAGTAATGGTAAGTAAAGAACATAATGTATTCCCTATGGTTCCTCAGGGCTGTAGTGTAAGTGAAATCAGACTTAAATAA
- the ilvN gene encoding acetolactate synthase small subunit yields MSNSQDIELANAKQEFTITVYTENQIGILNRIAIIFSRRKINIESLNVSPSEIEHIHRFNILITETEEVVSKLARQIEKQVEVLKVYFNTNEDIIWQELALYKVPTDTIVEKVVVERLLRENGARAVVIRKDYTVFETTGHRTETDKLIEVLQPYGLIEFVRSARVAIIKDSEGFNSKLREFERREPGQEVIENEFLDKEKNVFTM; encoded by the coding sequence ATGAGCAATTCTCAGGACATAGAGTTAGCCAATGCTAAACAAGAATTTACCATTACGGTATATACTGAAAATCAGATCGGTATACTTAACCGTATTGCGATTATATTTTCAAGACGGAAGATCAATATTGAAAGTTTGAATGTTTCCCCTTCTGAAATTGAACACATCCACCGTTTCAATATTTTAATTACTGAAACTGAAGAGGTCGTTAGTAAACTGGCCAGACAGATTGAAAAACAAGTAGAAGTCCTCAAAGTATACTTTAATACAAATGAGGATATTATCTGGCAGGAATTAGCCTTGTATAAAGTACCTACTGATACCATTGTAGAGAAAGTAGTCGTAGAACGTTTACTTCGTGAAAATGGTGCAAGAGCTGTGGTGATCCGTAAAGATTACACGGTATTTGAAACTACAGGTCACCGTACCGAAACAGATAAACTAATCGAAGTATTGCAACCTTACGGACTGATTGAATTTGTCCGCAGTGCACGCGTTGCCATTATCAAAGACAGCGAAGGCTTCAATAGCAAGCTGAGAGAATTTGAACGTCGTGAACCAGGTCAGGAGGTCATAGAAAACGAATTCCTTGACAAAGAAAAGAACGTATTTACAATGTAA
- the ilvC gene encoding ketol-acid reductoisomerase gives MSNYFNTLPLREKLNQLGVCDFMDSSEFLDDVNALKGKKLVIVGCGAQGLNQGLNLRDSGLNVSYTLRKEAIEGKRDSWKNATENNFTVGTYEELIPEADVVINLTPDKQHTAVVTAIMPLMKKGATLLYSHGFNIVEEGMQIRKDITVIMVAPKCPGSEVRAEYVRGFGVPTLIAVHPENDPEGKGLVQAKAYCVGTGGHRAGVLKSSFVAEVKSDLMGEQTILCGLLQTGSILSFDKMVEKGVDAGYASKLVQYGVEVITEALKQGGITAMMDRLSNVAKIKAFEISEELKTIMRPLFQKHQDDIMSGEFSRTMMEDWAAGDKNLLAWRAATGETAFEKTPAGNVKIGEQEYFDNALLMVAFIRAGVELAFETMVEAGIKHESAYYESLHETPLIANTIARKKLFEMNRVISDTAEYGCYLFDHACKPLLADFMKQVDTDLIGKNFNEGKDGSVDNRALIAVNEVIRSHQVETIGAELRKAMTAMKSIKTA, from the coding sequence ATGTCAAATTATTTTAACACACTTCCTCTTAGAGAAAAATTAAACCAATTAGGTGTTTGCGATTTCATGGACAGTTCAGAATTCCTGGATGATGTAAACGCATTAAAAGGGAAAAAACTAGTTATTGTAGGCTGTGGCGCACAAGGACTAAACCAGGGTTTAAACTTAAGAGATAGTGGTTTAAATGTTTCTTATACCTTGCGTAAAGAAGCTATTGAAGGTAAAAGAGATTCCTGGAAAAATGCGACAGAGAACAATTTCACTGTAGGCACTTACGAAGAATTAATTCCTGAAGCTGATGTTGTCATCAACCTGACTCCGGATAAACAACATACTGCGGTAGTTACTGCAATTATGCCATTAATGAAAAAAGGTGCTACTTTATTATACTCACACGGTTTTAACATTGTAGAAGAAGGCATGCAGATCCGTAAAGATATTACGGTAATCATGGTAGCCCCTAAATGTCCGGGAAGTGAAGTAAGAGCAGAATATGTAAGAGGTTTCGGTGTTCCGACCCTGATCGCTGTACACCCTGAAAATGACCCTGAAGGAAAAGGCCTGGTACAGGCAAAAGCATACTGCGTTGGAACAGGCGGACACAGAGCTGGTGTATTAAAATCATCTTTCGTTGCCGAAGTAAAATCAGATTTAATGGGTGAGCAAACTATCCTTTGCGGATTATTGCAAACAGGCTCTATCCTCTCTTTCGATAAAATGGTTGAAAAAGGAGTAGATGCAGGTTACGCTTCTAAACTTGTTCAATACGGTGTTGAAGTGATCACTGAAGCCTTAAAACAAGGTGGAATCACTGCCATGATGGACAGATTAAGTAACGTGGCAAAAATCAAAGCTTTTGAAATCTCAGAAGAATTGAAAACAATTATGCGTCCATTGTTCCAAAAGCATCAGGATGATATCATGAGTGGGGAATTTAGCCGTACCATGATGGAAGACTGGGCAGCAGGAGACAAAAACTTATTGGCATGGCGTGCAGCTACTGGCGAAACAGCATTTGAAAAAACACCAGCTGGTAACGTTAAAATCGGAGAACAAGAATACTTTGACAACGCTTTATTAATGGTTGCTTTTATCAGAGCAGGTGTTGAATTAGCCTTTGAAACTATGGTAGAAGCAGGAATTAAGCATGAATCTGCCTACTATGAGTCTTTACATGAAACTCCGCTGATTGCCAATACCATTGCGCGTAAAAAATTATTTGAAATGAACAGGGTAATCTCTGATACCGCAGAATATGGTTGTTATTTATTTGACCATGCCTGTAAACCTTTGCTGGCAGATTTCATGAAACAAGTAGATACTGATCTGATTGGTAAAAACTTTAACGAAGGCAAAGACGGTTCAGTAGATAACAGAGCACTGATTGCAGTGAACGAAGTTATCCGTTCACATCAGGTTGAAACTATCGGTGCAGAACTGAGAAAAGCAATGACGGCAATGAAATCAATTAAAACAGCATAA
- the leuC gene encoding 3-isopropylmalate dehydratase large subunit encodes MSKTLVEKIWDAHVVKSESGFPDILYIDTHLIHEVTSPQAFDGLRKRGLPVFRPQQTVATADHNVPTIDQLLPIKEELSRYQVDMLTKNCAEFGIELYGLGHPFQGIVHVIGPELGITLPGKTMVCGDSHTSTHGAFGAIAFGIGTSQVEQVFATQCLLQQKPKTMKIEVNGTLGKGVSAKDIILYIISKISAAGGTGYFIEYAGSAIEALSMEARMTICNMSIEMGARGGLIAPDQITFDYIKGREFAPAGAEWDKSLAYWKTLYSDADAKFDSVLTFQAEDIAPMITYGTNPGMGMGIQENIPSTNSQPDKEQLSYQKALDYMGFDDDSSLIGKPVDYVFIGSCTNSRIEDLREVAEFVKGKQKAENVTVWIVPGSKQVEQQAKNEGLDQIFEQAGFQLREPGCSACLGMNEDKIPAGKYCVSTSNRNFEGRQGPDARTLLVSPLTAAAAAVTGKITDVREMLTRA; translated from the coding sequence ATGTCAAAAACATTAGTAGAAAAAATATGGGATGCACACGTTGTAAAAAGCGAATCAGGATTTCCCGATATTCTATATATTGATACGCACTTAATCCATGAAGTAACCTCGCCGCAAGCTTTTGATGGCTTACGCAAAAGAGGCTTACCCGTTTTCCGTCCGCAGCAAACTGTGGCTACTGCCGACCATAATGTACCCACTATCGATCAGCTGCTGCCAATCAAAGAAGAATTATCACGTTACCAGGTTGATATGCTGACCAAAAACTGTGCAGAATTCGGTATCGAACTGTATGGTCTGGGACACCCATTTCAGGGAATCGTTCACGTAATCGGCCCTGAACTTGGAATTACGCTTCCAGGAAAAACAATGGTTTGCGGGGATAGTCATACTTCTACACACGGTGCTTTTGGTGCCATTGCATTCGGTATAGGTACCTCACAAGTAGAACAGGTTTTTGCAACACAATGTTTATTGCAGCAAAAACCAAAGACCATGAAAATTGAGGTTAATGGTACTTTAGGAAAAGGCGTATCTGCTAAAGACATTATTTTATATATTATCTCCAAAATATCAGCCGCAGGCGGTACTGGTTATTTTATAGAATATGCAGGTTCGGCAATTGAGGCTTTAAGTATGGAAGCCCGGATGACGATCTGTAATATGAGTATAGAAATGGGTGCCAGAGGTGGATTAATTGCACCTGATCAAATTACTTTCGATTATATCAAAGGCAGAGAATTTGCCCCTGCAGGTGCAGAATGGGATAAGTCCCTTGCTTACTGGAAAACTTTGTACAGTGATGCAGATGCTAAATTTGATAGCGTATTAACATTCCAAGCTGAAGACATTGCCCCAATGATTACTTACGGAACAAATCCGGGTATGGGGATGGGCATTCAGGAAAATATACCCTCTACAAACTCACAACCAGATAAAGAACAATTGTCTTATCAAAAGGCATTGGATTATATGGGATTTGATGATGACTCGTCTTTAATCGGAAAACCTGTTGACTATGTATTTATTGGAAGCTGTACCAATTCCCGTATCGAAGATCTGCGTGAAGTCGCAGAATTTGTAAAAGGAAAACAAAAAGCAGAAAATGTAACGGTATGGATTGTTCCAGGTTCAAAACAAGTGGAACAACAAGCCAAAAATGAAGGTCTTGACCAGATATTTGAACAAGCAGGCTTTCAGCTTCGTGAACCGGGATGCAGTGCATGCTTAGGGATGAATGAAGATAAAATACCTGCTGGAAAATACTGTGTTTCTACTTCAAACAGAAACTTTGAAGGTCGCCAGGGTCCTGATGCAAGAACTTTACTGGTAAGTCCACTAACAGCAGCAGCAGCGGCTGTTACAGGAAAAATTACAGATGTAAGAGAAATGTTGACCAGGGCTTAG
- the leuD gene encoding 3-isopropylmalate dehydratase small subunit has product MKKFEKLTSAIVPLNIENIDTDQIIPARFLKATTREGFGENLFRDWRYNGDHTLKPDFVLNDATYSGQILVAGKNFGCGSSREHAAWAIQDAGFDVVISSFFADIFKGNALNNGLLPIQVSEDFLAAIYTVVGKNHKAQLDVDLEKQTVTILDSGEQADFEINAYKKSCLINGYDDIDFILNQKHLIAAFEQAK; this is encoded by the coding sequence ATGAAAAAATTCGAGAAACTAACATCGGCAATTGTGCCTTTAAACATAGAAAATATTGATACTGACCAGATCATCCCGGCCAGGTTCCTGAAAGCGACAACCCGTGAAGGTTTCGGTGAAAACCTGTTCCGCGACTGGCGTTACAATGGAGATCATACTTTAAAGCCAGATTTTGTACTGAATGATGCTACTTATAGCGGCCAGATTTTAGTCGCAGGAAAGAACTTTGGTTGTGGCAGTAGCCGTGAACACGCAGCATGGGCAATCCAGGATGCAGGTTTTGACGTTGTGATCAGTAGTTTTTTTGCTGATATCTTCAAAGGAAATGCTTTAAACAATGGTTTGTTACCTATTCAGGTCAGTGAAGACTTCTTAGCTGCAATTTACACTGTGGTTGGTAAAAATCACAAAGCACAACTGGATGTCGATCTGGAAAAACAGACCGTCACTATCCTGGATAGCGGAGAGCAGGCCGATTTTGAAATCAATGCCTATAAAAAATCATGTTTGATTAACGGCTATGATGACATTGATTTTATCTTAAACCAAAAACATCTGATCGCAGCATTCGAACAAGCAAAATAA
- a CDS encoding ATP-binding cassette domain-containing protein, whose protein sequence is MTQPIVHITNLNLKYQHKPVLQELNWTINRHENWLLRGISGSGKTSLAKAIAGLVKFQGDIEINFDTAHNLAPMVHYVANWYQFKDLEGQSNFYYQQRYNKQATETTATVKFELESYGKKHQLQFSEAEKLLAALGFSDLIASTLIQLSSGEHKKLQLVLALWLKPQLLIIDQPYNGLDKLSRHNLNLLFEEITAAGTTLILISNDKEIPPCVHRYAEVTGGQLIEISADEHTLEFDQESKPIPDFLKEAPVSSADSVIKMINVNISYGEKQVLKNINWEVKAGEKWLLQGPNGSGKSTLLSLITGDHPQAYANNLYLFGHQRGSGESIWDIKKRIGLISPELHWYFDPLATVKHSIISGFFDSSGLFREADYTKKTQAAELIDYFGLTEYQDTLLNQLPLGKQRLAFLARTLIKNPELLILDEPCQGLDQQQTQYFNKLVDELCKNGTTLIYVGHFETQLPACIEKRILLENGEVKSVGKILEPVLK, encoded by the coding sequence ATGACGCAGCCCATCGTACATATCACCAATCTGAACTTGAAGTACCAGCACAAACCGGTACTTCAGGAACTGAACTGGACAATAAACCGCCATGAAAACTGGTTGTTACGTGGGATTAGTGGCAGCGGAAAAACATCATTGGCAAAAGCAATTGCGGGCCTGGTTAAGTTTCAGGGCGATATTGAAATTAACTTTGATACAGCGCACAATTTAGCCCCTATGGTTCATTATGTGGCGAACTGGTATCAGTTTAAAGATCTGGAAGGCCAGTCTAACTTCTATTATCAGCAGCGCTACAATAAACAGGCGACAGAAACGACTGCGACTGTTAAGTTCGAACTGGAAAGCTATGGCAAAAAACACCAGCTTCAGTTTAGTGAAGCTGAGAAACTTTTAGCCGCTTTAGGTTTTTCAGATTTGATAGCATCGACGCTGATTCAGTTATCAAGTGGTGAACATAAAAAATTGCAATTAGTTCTTGCTTTATGGCTTAAACCACAGTTATTAATCATAGACCAGCCTTATAACGGATTAGATAAACTTTCCCGTCATAATTTAAACCTGCTATTTGAAGAGATTACCGCAGCTGGCACAACTTTGATTTTAATCAGCAATGATAAAGAGATACCTCCATGCGTTCATCGCTATGCTGAAGTTACAGGAGGTCAGCTGATTGAAATCTCAGCTGATGAACATACATTGGAGTTTGATCAGGAAAGCAAACCGATTCCTGATTTTTTAAAGGAAGCTCCGGTTTCATCTGCGGATAGCGTGATCAAAATGATCAATGTCAATATCAGCTATGGAGAAAAGCAAGTCTTAAAAAATATCAACTGGGAAGTTAAAGCAGGAGAAAAATGGTTGCTCCAAGGCCCTAACGGATCTGGTAAATCGACACTGTTAAGTTTAATCACAGGCGATCACCCTCAGGCTTATGCGAACAACCTTTACCTGTTCGGTCATCAAAGAGGCAGTGGTGAAAGTATCTGGGATATTAAAAAACGTATCGGTTTGATCTCACCAGAACTTCACTGGTATTTTGATCCACTGGCAACTGTCAAACATAGTATCATTTCCGGATTCTTTGATAGTTCAGGCTTATTCCGTGAAGCTGATTATACAAAAAAAACGCAGGCAGCAGAATTAATTGATTACTTCGGCCTTACTGAATATCAGGACACCCTGCTCAACCAGCTTCCTTTAGGGAAACAAAGACTGGCATTTTTAGCCCGTACCCTTATAAAAAACCCCGAGCTGCTCATCCTGGATGAACCATGTCAGGGCCTGGACCAGCAACAAACACAATATTTTAACAAGCTCGTAGACGAATTATGTAAAAACGGAACCACATTAATTTATGTCGGCCACTTTGAAACACAACTGCCTGCTTGTATTGAGAAAAGAATTTTATTGGAAAACGGCGAAGTAAAATCCGTCGGAAAAATATTAGAACCCGTATTAAAATGA
- the leuB gene encoding 3-isopropylmalate dehydrogenase translates to MKKNILVIPGDGIGPEVTQWGKAVLEQIAISFDHEFTFDEALMGHAAIEATGNPLPDETLEKAKKSDAILFGAVGHAKYDNDPSLKVRPEQGLLKIRKELGLYANLRPILLFDELLNASSIKAHILRGTDILFFRELTGDVYFGEKTRSEDKNTASDLMIYHKYEVERIAHKAYEAAMQRGKKLCSVDKANVLESSRLWRETVQEIAKQYPEVETQHLFVDNAAMQLIKDPKQFDVVLTANLFGDILTDEASQIAGSMGMLASASIGDGTGFFEPIHGSAHDITGKDLANPLASILSVALMLEISFGLKEEAQLIISTIDRVLKDGYRTSDIADESTSPYKVLGTQDMGKLVLKFITQQTYTN, encoded by the coding sequence ATGAAGAAAAACATATTAGTTATACCAGGGGATGGCATTGGACCAGAAGTAACCCAATGGGGGAAAGCCGTATTAGAACAAATTGCAATCAGCTTTGATCATGAGTTTACTTTTGATGAGGCTTTAATGGGACATGCAGCTATAGAAGCAACTGGTAATCCATTACCAGATGAAACCTTAGAAAAAGCCAAAAAGAGTGATGCAATCCTATTCGGAGCAGTAGGTCATGCCAAATATGACAATGACCCTTCTTTAAAAGTGCGTCCGGAACAAGGACTGCTGAAAATCCGTAAAGAACTTGGTCTTTATGCAAATCTGCGCCCTATCTTATTATTTGATGAATTATTAAACGCGTCAAGTATTAAAGCACATATTCTGCGCGGTACAGACATCCTGTTTTTCAGAGAACTGACAGGTGATGTTTACTTCGGTGAAAAAACAAGATCAGAAGATAAAAATACCGCATCAGATTTGATGATTTATCACAAATATGAGGTAGAACGAATTGCACATAAAGCTTACGAAGCTGCTATGCAACGTGGTAAAAAACTATGTTCTGTAGACAAGGCAAACGTACTGGAAAGCTCAAGATTATGGAGAGAAACCGTTCAGGAAATCGCTAAACAATACCCTGAAGTAGAAACACAGCATTTATTTGTTGATAACGCAGCGATGCAATTGATTAAAGATCCTAAACAATTTGATGTGGTCTTAACAGCAAACCTGTTTGGTGATATTTTAACTGACGAAGCTTCACAAATTGCAGGCTCAATGGGTATGCTTGCTTCTGCTTCAATTGGAGATGGTACTGGCTTTTTTGAACCTATCCACGGCTCTGCGCATGATATCACAGGTAAAGATCTGGCCAACCCGCTGGCTTCTATCCTGTCTGTTGCGCTGATGCTGGAAATCAGTTTCGGCTTAAAAGAAGAGGCACAATTGATTATTTCGACTATTGACAGGGTATTAAAAGATGGCTACAGAACCAGTGACATCGCAGACGAATCCACCAGCCCGTACAAAGTATTAGGTACTCAGGATATGGGTAAACTCGTCTTAAAATTCATTACACAACAAACTTACACTAACTAA
- a CDS encoding 2-isopropylmalate synthase → MTMLHDPNRVYVFDTTLRDGEQVPGCQLSTPEKIEIAKALEALGVDVIEAGFPISSPGDFQSVVELSKAVREPIICALTRANRKDIDSAVAALQYAKRPRIHTGIGSSDMHIKYKFNSTREEILQRAVEAVKYAKQFVEDIEFFAEDAGRADNVFLAQMIEAVIAAGATVVNIPDTNGYCLPEQYGSKILYLKQNVQNIDQAIISVHCHNDLGLATANTLAGVINGARQVECTINGIGERAGNTALEEVAMVLKTHHALNLKTNINTKHFSEISAKVSRMMRMPVQPNKAIIGQNAFAHSSGIHQDGFLKHRENYEIINPEDVGIDAAGIILTARSGRHALKHHLERLGYVIEKINLDQVYEKFLLLADQKLEISDDDLLSLMSDGEEHTYKNGYKLNSLHVVCGDSALPVATVKLEHEGIEKEAKAEGNGPVNATIKAIESIIGKDIQLKEFTIQAMHGGSDDTSKVNMRVIFEERSYLGYGFSTDIVKASADAYLDALNKFL, encoded by the coding sequence ATGACTATGCTACACGATCCTAATAGAGTTTACGTATTTGACACGACCCTTCGTGATGGAGAACAAGTTCCAGGCTGCCAGCTTTCTACACCAGAAAAAATAGAAATTGCAAAAGCACTGGAGGCGCTCGGCGTAGACGTGATTGAAGCTGGTTTCCCTATCTCCAGTCCTGGTGATTTTCAAAGTGTAGTTGAATTATCCAAAGCAGTAAGAGAGCCTATTATTTGTGCACTGACCAGAGCAAACAGAAAAGATATCGATTCGGCTGTAGCTGCATTACAATACGCTAAAAGACCAAGGATACATACCGGAATAGGTTCTTCTGATATGCACATCAAATACAAATTCAACAGTACACGCGAAGAAATTCTGCAACGTGCTGTAGAAGCTGTAAAATATGCCAAACAATTTGTAGAAGACATCGAGTTTTTTGCAGAGGATGCAGGCCGTGCAGATAATGTATTTCTGGCCCAGATGATTGAGGCTGTCATTGCAGCAGGCGCAACCGTGGTAAATATCCCTGATACCAACGGCTATTGCCTTCCTGAACAATACGGTTCAAAAATACTTTACCTGAAACAAAATGTTCAGAATATAGACCAGGCCATTATCTCTGTGCATTGCCACAATGATTTAGGATTGGCGACAGCTAATACGCTGGCCGGCGTAATCAATGGAGCACGTCAGGTAGAATGTACGATCAATGGTATCGGTGAACGTGCAGGTAATACTGCATTGGAAGAAGTCGCTATGGTTTTAAAAACACACCATGCGCTGAACCTGAAAACCAATATCAATACTAAACATTTCAGTGAGATCAGTGCTAAAGTGAGCCGGATGATGAGAATGCCGGTACAACCTAACAAGGCGATTATCGGACAAAATGCCTTTGCACATAGCTCAGGTATTCACCAGGATGGTTTCCTTAAACACAGAGAGAATTACGAAATCATTAACCCTGAAGATGTAGGGATCGATGCAGCTGGAATTATCCTGACTGCAAGAAGTGGTCGTCATGCTTTAAAGCATCACCTGGAAAGATTAGGTTATGTGATTGAAAAGATCAACCTGGATCAGGTATATGAGAAATTCCTTTTACTGGCTGATCAGAAATTAGAGATCTCAGATGATGATTTATTATCATTAATGAGTGATGGTGAAGAACATACCTATAAAAACGGTTATAAACTGAATTCTTTACATGTAGTTTGCGGAGATTCAGCATTACCGGTAGCGACAGTAAAATTAGAACATGAAGGGATAGAAAAAGAAGCGAAAGCTGAAGGTAACGGCCCCGTAAATGCGACGATTAAAGCTATAGAAAGCATCATTGGTAAAGATATTCAGTTGAAAGAATTTACTATTCAGGCAATGCACGGTGGCAGTGATGACACCAGTAAAGTAAATATGAGAGTAATTTTCGAAGAGCGTTCTTATTTAGGTTATGGCTTCAGCACCGATATCGTTAAGGCATCAGCCGATGCTTACCTGGATGCATTAAACAAATTCTTATAA